Genomic window (Streptomyces sp. NBC_00078):
TTGGACTCGCGCAGCTCGGCCTCGGCCTTCTTGTAGGCGTCGAGGACGGTAGCGGGTATGCCGGACTCGAAGTCGCCCTGCGCGACGGGGGTGCCGCTCGCGGACGGCGAAGGGCTCGGGCTCGGGCTCGGGCTGTGCAGCGGCGGCAGGTCCGTGTAGTACGGCGAGTTGCCGGTGGCGGCGCCGGCGTCCGCGGTCGCGTCGGGAGAGGGCTGGGCGTCCGAGGCGGTCCGTCTGCCGTGGTCGTCGACGGTCACCCCCGGAGCCTGAGAGGCGGACAGGGCCGCTACCGCGACCGCTGCCACGGCGGTGGTCGCCGCCCCTTTGGCCAGCCTCCTGCCGAATTGCGCCGCCATAAGGTGAACCCCTCCCGTGGACGCACCAGCGTCCGTCTTCGTCCTGTCGGGCACGCGCTGCGCCCGCCCTTGATGTGACGATCGACCCGGCGTGCGGGTTGCCCTCGATATTGCTCTTGTCTCGCTCGCGTCACTGGTACCGCCTGCGTCGCCGACGTCGACGGCGAGTTGCCCTGTTCGCGTGTTCGAACGTGCTGCCGAAGCGGTGACCCAGGCGACCCTACGACAACTTCCTTTCCACGGGGACCCGTTCGTGCCCGATATTCACCCCTTGGCCATGCGCGGCCGGGGCACAGTCGCGGCACGCATACTGGACCGAAGTGATCACCCGGGCCGCCCGCCCGGGCAACGTCCCGCGTGAGGAGCCCAGTTGCCGTTCACGCTGAGCCATGCGGCCGCCGTCCTTCCCGCGGTGCGCGCCGACGGGACCGGTCGAGGTCGGCTGATTCCGGCCGTACTCGTGGCCGGCTCCTTCGCGCCGGATATGACCTATTACGCAGCGAGTGCGGTGTCCGGGGCGATGGAGTTCGGGGACGTCACGCACTCCTTTCCCGGCGTCTTCACGGTCGATGTGCTGGTGGCCTGGGCGCTGGTCGGGCTGTGGCTGCTGCTGCGCGAGCCGCTGGTGGCGCTGCTGCCACGGGCCTGGCAACCGCGGCCGGCCGCCCTGCTGCACTGTGGGGCGCCACGCGCGCGCGTCCGGCCGTCCCTGGTGGCCCGGTGGTACGCCTCCGCCGCGCTCGGCGCCCTGACTCACGTCGTGTGGGACGCGTTCACCCACCTCGACCGCTGGGGCATGCGGCTCTTCCCCGCCCTGGGACACAAGGTAGACGGCTTCCCGTTGTACTGGTACCTGCAGTACGGCGGCTCGGCCGTGGCTGCGGGCGTGATCGCCGTATGGGCGGGGTGGGCGTTGCGGCGCCAGCCGACGGGGGCGGCCTCCGCCACCGGGCCGGTGAGCATGGGACGTGCCGGGGACGGGCCCACGTCGCGTCAGGAGACGGCCGGGGCGTCCTCCGCCGCCGCCGGGACGGTGGGCGCGGGACGTGCCGGGGACGGGCCCGCGTCGCGTCGGGAGACGGCCGGACTCGCCTCCGCCACCGGGCCGGTGAGCACGGGGCGTGCCGGGGACGGGCCCACGTCGCGTCAGGAGACGGCCGGGGCGTCCTCCGCCGCCGGGCCGTTGAGCGCGGGACGTGCCGGGGACGGGCCGACGGGTGTCGCCTTGCTTTCGGGGCGGGCAGGTGCCGGGCCGACGGGTGTCGCCTGGTTGTCGCTACGGGACCGGTGGTGGGCCGGTGCCGTGATCGGCGGGTGTGCGGTGGCGGGGGCCGTGCAGCGCGCGACCCGGTGGTGGGCGTACTGGGGCTCGACCGCGAAGCCGTGGGAACTCATCCCGGCGGTTTGCTTCGGAGCGGGCGCGGGGCTCGTGCTGGGTCTGCTGCTGTACGCGGTGGGAGTCAGGGTGTGGCGCCGGCCCGCGCCCGACGCCGCGGACCCGGAGCCGGTATCCGCCGCCTGAGGGTCGACCTGACCCTGGGTGAGGGTGCCCGCGGTCACGACGTGCGCCCTGGCCATTGGTCAGTGCCCGGCGCCGCCGTCCCTGCCCCTGGTGAAAGTGCCCGTGGTGACGATGAAGACGGGGATCGTGCGGGTGGCGCGGGCGGCGCGGGTGTGGCGGGTGCGGGCGATGAGTGCGGTCAGGTAGCTGCGGCCCAGGCCTGCCCATAGCCGCCAGACGGACGGCTCACCCGAGGTCTTTGCCGGGCGGCGCAGTCGGCGCCGGAGGTGCGTCGCCGTGCGGCGCAGAACGACGACGAGGTCGGTGGGGATGCGGGCGGTGCTTGCGCGGGCTGCGAAGGCCGGCACCGGCGCGGGCGGTGCGGCGGACGCCGCCTCGGCACTCGCCTGCGCTCTCGCCGTCCGGCGGTTGAGCATGCGTATACCCATGCCCGCATCCTGACGGGGCCGAGGCGGTGGCGCCCTTTTCGCGAGGGCCACCTGAGTGACGGGCCCTACGGAGACCCGCCGTAGAGGACGCAGAGCGCTCCGCACCACCGCAGCCAGACCCCGTGCCGCCGATCCATGCCGGTAGCGGGCTGCCCGCCGGGCCGCCGGAGTGTGGGCGTCGACGTCGAGGCGCGCCCTACCGCGAACCCACCCGAGTGCCGGCCCCTGCCCAGACCGGCCTGGGCGGCCCTGAAGCATGCAGAGCGCTCCGCACCACCGCAGCCAGACCCCGTGCCGCCGATCCATGCCCGTGTCGGGCCGCCTGGCGGGGGCGGTGTCGGGAGGCCGCCGCCCCCGGCAGGCGACCCGGCCCCCGCTCCGCCGCCGGAGGCTAGTGCGCCGCCGACTCCCAGTCCGTCCCCACGCCCACCGAGACGCCCAGCGGCACTGTCAGGTGAACGGCGTCGGCCATTTCGCGGCGGACGATCTCCTCCGCCTTCGCGCGCTCCCCGGGGGCGATCTCCAAGACGACTTCGTCGTGGACCTGGAGGAGCATGCGGGAGGTGAGGTCCGCCGCCCTCAGCGCGTCGTCCACCTTGAGCATGGCGATCTTGACGATGTCCGCCGCGGTGCCCTGGATGGGCGCGTTGAGAGCCATGCGCTCGGCGGCCTCGCGGCGCTGGCGGTTGTCGCTGTTGAGGTCGGGGAGGTAACGGCGGCGGCCGAAGAGCGTCGCCGTGTAGCCCGTTGCCCGCGCCTCGTCGACGGCCCGGCGGAGGTAGTCGCGGACACCGCCGAAGCGCTCGAAGTACGCGTCCATCAGGCCGCGCGCCTCCGCCGCCTCGATGTTCAGCTGCTGGGACAGTCCGAACGCCGACAGCCCGTACGCCAGGCCGTACGACATGGCCTTGATCTTGCGTCGCATCTCCGCGTCCACCCCGGCGGGCTCGACGCCGAACACCTGGGAGGCCGCGGTGGTGTGCAGGTCCTCGCCGGAGGTGAACGCCTCGATCAGGCCCTCGTCCTCGGAGAGGTGGGCCATCACGCGCAGTTCGATCTGGCTGTAGTCGGCGGTCATCAGCGACTCGAAGCCCTCGCCGACCACGAAGCCCCGGCGGATCGCGCGGCCCTCGTCCGTGCGGACCGGGATGTTCTGCAGGTTCGGGTCCGTGGACGACAGGCGGCCGGTCGCGGCGACCGTCTGGTTGAAGGTGGTGTGGATACGGCCGTCGGCGGCGATCGTCTTGATCAGGCCCTCGACGGTGACCCGCAGCTTCGCCTGCTCGCGGTGGCGGAGCATGACGACCGGCAGTTCGTTGTCCGTCTGGGTGGCGAGCCAGGCCAGGGCGTCGGCATCCGTGGTGTAGCCGGTCTTGGTCTTCTTCGTCTTGGGCAGGCCGAGCTCGCCGAAGAGGACCTCCTGCAGCTGCTTGGGCGAGCCGAGGTTGAACTCGTGCCCCGCGGCCGCGTGCGCCTCCTTCACCGCCTGCTGGACGGCGCCGGCGAACATCTGCTCCATGGCCTCCAGGTGGGCCCGGTCGGCCGCGATGCCGTGCCGCTCCATGCGGGCCAGCAGGATGGAGGTGGGCAGCTCCATGTCGCGCAGCAGGTCCGCGGCACCGACCTCCTCAAGACGGCCCCGGAACGCTTCCCCGAGGTCGAGGATCGCGCGGGCCTGCACCATGAGCGCCTCGGCCTCGGCACCGTCGTCGGAACCGAAGGCGAGCTGGCCGTCGGCCGCGGCGGCGGGAGCCAGCTCACGGCCCAGGTACTCCAGGGACAGCGCGTCCAGGTCGAAGGAGCGACGGCCCGGCTTGACCAGGTAGGCGGCCAGCGCGGTGTCCATGAAGACACCGGCGATGCTCCAGCCGTGCTCGGTGAACACGCGCATGGCGCCCTTGGCGTTGTGCAGCACCTTGGGGCGGTCCTCGGCGGCCAGCCAGGCCAGCCACGCCTTCTCGTCGGCCTCGTCCAGCTGGGACGGGTCGAACCAGGCGGCCGGTCCCCCGGCGGCGGCGAGCGCGACCTCGGCGACCGAGCCGGCGCCCAGCGCCCATGCGTCGACCGTGGCCACGCCGAGCGTCTGCGTGCCGTGCTCGGCGAGCCAGCCGGCCAGCTCGCCCGTGGCCAGCACCGTCCCGTCCAGCTCCACCCCGGGGGCCACCGGCGTCGCCTCGGCCTCCTCGCCGCCCGGGTCCACGGCGAGCAGCCGCTCGCGCAGCGAGGGGTTCCTGATCTCCAGGGTGTCCAGGATCATCGCGAGGGCCGTGCGGTCGTAGGCGACGCGCTCCAGGTCGGTGACCGCCTTGGGCAGCTCGACCGTACGCACCATCTCGGTGAGGCGGCGGTTGAGCTGGACGGCCTCCAGGTGGTCGCGCAGGTTCTGCCCGGCCTTGCCCTTGACCTCCTCGACGCGCTCGACCAGCTCCGCGAACGAACCGAACTGGTTGATCCACTTCGCGGCCGTCTTCTCGCCGACGCCGGGGATGCCCGGCAGGTTGTCGGACGGGTCACCGCGCAGGGCGGCGAAGTCGGGGTACTGCGCGGGTGTCAGCCCGTACTTCTCGAAGACCTTCTCCGGGGTGAACCGGGTCAGTTCGGAGACGCCCTTGGTCGGATACAGCACCGTCGTGTGCTCGCTGACCAGCTGGAAGGAGTCGCGGTCGCCGGTGACGATCAGCACCTCGAAGCCCTCGGCCTCGGCCTGGGTGGCGAGGGTGGCGATGATGTCGTCCGCCTCGTAGCCGTCGACCGCGAAGCGTGACGCGTGCATCGCGTCGAGCAGCTCGCCGATCAGCTCGACCTGGCCCTTGAACTCGTCCGGGGTCTTGGAACGGTTCGCCTTGTATTCCGTGAACTCCTCGGAGCGCCAGGTCTTGCGGGAGACGTCGAAGGCCACGGCGAAGTGTGTGGGCTCCTCGTCACGCAGGGTGTTGGCGAGCATCGACGCGAAGCCGTAGATCGCGTTCGTCGGCTGGCCCGTCGCGGTCGTGAAGTTCTCCGCGGGCAGCGCGAAGAACGCGCGGTAGGCCAGTGAGTGCCCGTCCATGAGCATGAGGCGGGGCCGCTTGCCGCCGGATGTCTTCTCGGTCTTCTTCGATGCTGTCTCTGCCACGCCCCCGATCCTGTCACGAGCCACTGACACTGAGACCCCCTTACGCCCTGGCCCCCTCGCTGTCAGCGCCCCGTGCGAGGATCGAGCGGATGGCTCGCACGCGTAGGTGAAGCGTGTATGTGCGTGTATGCGAAGGAGAGTGCGCGATGGCGACGAAGCCGCCCAAGGGCGACCCGGTTCAGGACGCGCCGCAGGTCGTCGAGCCGAAGCACGCCGCGGCGGGACTCCCCGCCATCGGGCACACGCTGCGCATCGCCCAGCAGCAGATGGGTGTGAAGCGGACCGCGCTGACGCTGCTGCGCGTCAACCAGAAGGACGGCTTCGACTGCCCCGGCTGCGCCTGGCCGGAGCCGGAGCACCGGCACAAGGCGGAATTCTGTGAGAACGGCGCGAAGGCGGTGGCCGAGGAAGCCACCCTGCGCCGGGTCACCCCGGAGTTCTTCGCCGCCCACTCCGTCGCCGATCTCGCGAACCGCA
Coding sequences:
- a CDS encoding DUF4184 family protein — translated: MPFTLSHAAAVLPAVRADGTGRGRLIPAVLVAGSFAPDMTYYAASAVSGAMEFGDVTHSFPGVFTVDVLVAWALVGLWLLLREPLVALLPRAWQPRPAALLHCGAPRARVRPSLVARWYASAALGALTHVVWDAFTHLDRWGMRLFPALGHKVDGFPLYWYLQYGGSAVAAGVIAVWAGWALRRQPTGAASATGPVSMGRAGDGPTSRQETAGASSAAAGTVGAGRAGDGPASRRETAGLASATGPVSTGRAGDGPTSRQETAGASSAAGPLSAGRAGDGPTGVALLSGRAGAGPTGVAWLSLRDRWWAGAVIGGCAVAGAVQRATRWWAYWGSTAKPWELIPAVCFGAGAGLVLGLLLYAVGVRVWRRPAPDAADPEPVSAA
- the polA gene encoding DNA polymerase I, whose product is MAETASKKTEKTSGGKRPRLMLMDGHSLAYRAFFALPAENFTTATGQPTNAIYGFASMLANTLRDEEPTHFAVAFDVSRKTWRSEEFTEYKANRSKTPDEFKGQVELIGELLDAMHASRFAVDGYEADDIIATLATQAEAEGFEVLIVTGDRDSFQLVSEHTTVLYPTKGVSELTRFTPEKVFEKYGLTPAQYPDFAALRGDPSDNLPGIPGVGEKTAAKWINQFGSFAELVERVEEVKGKAGQNLRDHLEAVQLNRRLTEMVRTVELPKAVTDLERVAYDRTALAMILDTLEIRNPSLRERLLAVDPGGEEAEATPVAPGVELDGTVLATGELAGWLAEHGTQTLGVATVDAWALGAGSVAEVALAAAGGPAAWFDPSQLDEADEKAWLAWLAAEDRPKVLHNAKGAMRVFTEHGWSIAGVFMDTALAAYLVKPGRRSFDLDALSLEYLGRELAPAAAADGQLAFGSDDGAEAEALMVQARAILDLGEAFRGRLEEVGAADLLRDMELPTSILLARMERHGIAADRAHLEAMEQMFAGAVQQAVKEAHAAAGHEFNLGSPKQLQEVLFGELGLPKTKKTKTGYTTDADALAWLATQTDNELPVVMLRHREQAKLRVTVEGLIKTIAADGRIHTTFNQTVAATGRLSSTDPNLQNIPVRTDEGRAIRRGFVVGEGFESLMTADYSQIELRVMAHLSEDEGLIEAFTSGEDLHTTAASQVFGVEPAGVDAEMRRKIKAMSYGLAYGLSAFGLSQQLNIEAAEARGLMDAYFERFGGVRDYLRRAVDEARATGYTATLFGRRRYLPDLNSDNRQRREAAERMALNAPIQGTAADIVKIAMLKVDDALRAADLTSRMLLQVHDEVVLEIAPGERAKAEEIVRREMADAVHLTVPLGVSVGVGTDWESAAH